Proteins from a genomic interval of Trifolium pratense cultivar HEN17-A07 linkage group LG6, ARS_RC_1.1, whole genome shotgun sequence:
- the LOC123891244 gene encoding uncharacterized protein LOC123891244 gives MVDSVTRLKLWAKSVGGKNRGRLYGVGDRSPNYRPGVSSLAPDTVPSMGCSQVSSHYSHEIATQLATLEERAKAAEDEVRNTREELRQAELKRQKEAQQSEQRAAEFQMQLIALTKSVAAMQAEPSRRRRCHPDYDEDEFEDGSEDGSEEGSEDESEDNEEN, from the coding sequence ATGGTCGACTCTGTGACTCGTTTAAAACTGTGGGCCAAATCTGTTGGGGGGAAAAATCGAGGACGTCTATATGGTGTAGGAGATAGGTCCCCAAATTATAGACCAGGTGTTTCAAGTCTTGCCCCAGACACTGTTCCATCTATGGGTTGCAGCCAAGTTTCATCCCATTATTCTCATGAGATAGCAACACAGTTGGCCACACTTGAGGAGCGAGCAAAGGCAGCAGAGGATGAGGTTCGGAATACAAGGGAGGAGCTTAGGCAAGCAGAGCTTAAGCGACAAAAGGAAGCTCAGCAGTCAGAACAGCGTGCTGCAGAGTTCCAAATGCAGCTGATAGCGTTGACAAAAAGTGTAGCTGCCATGCAGGCCGAGCCCTCCCGTCGTCGACGTTGTCATCCAGATTATGATGAGGATGAGTTCGAGGATGGTTCCGAGGATGGATCCGAGGAAGGGTCTGAGGATGAATCCGAGGATAACGAGGAAAATTGA